The following is a genomic window from Candidatus Xiphinematobacter sp. Idaho Grape.
TGGCCTTGGAAAGTACTTGAAAACTCCTTGCCCGCAGGGTGGGTTCTCTGGTCTTAGTGGTAAAGCATTCTCCAGTTACTCCGATGAAATCTCCAATATCCAAAAGAGGCAACACTTCTAAATCTTCTAGCTTAATTTCTTTAGCACAGACAAAAACTTGCATATGCCCAGTGATATCTGCAAGATCCAGAAACTGGCTGTTGCCCATGTCGCGATAGGCAGTGACTCGTCCAGCTACGTATAGAAGCTTGCCGTCGGCAAACTGAGATCGAATGGAGGCGATAGACCCACTAGTTGCGAAGCGCATACCGTATGGTCGTAGCCCAGATGCTCGCATGCTCTCTAGCTTACGCCTCCGGACAGCAATTAACTCAGAAAGTGGGGTCTCCTTCATTCTGAAGGATAAAAACAGAAGAACGTCCATAGAAGCAAGGATTCTATGGAATAACACGGTAGGCATAGTGAAGCCAAAGGAGCTAAGGGTGGTAGTTTTCGTCGTGCCAGGTGCAAAATTGCCGTATTATGTCCGGCATACGCTCCTGAATATGGGTAGGGAACGCTACGGCTGTGAGCTCTACAAAGGAAGGAAGAAGCAGAAGCACAGGAGCCAACAGCTGTGCAGAGCAAAGTGGACAAAACTAAAAGACAACAGAGCGGGGAGGTTTCGTCTTATACCACCTTGTACGTATGGGGATGAAATCCCCTTCGCACAAGATAGGCGAGTACTTACACCTCTTTCTCACAAAAAAATATTGGTTAGGCCCTTCTTCCAGGTACTTTTTCAATTCTTCTTCCCATTTGCCTTGGGAATAGAAGTTCCCCTTCTTTCTTCTCATTGCCTTTCTATTCCATCTGAACAGGGTGAATACGTTCTTATAACCGGAGGCCCATCTCTGTTAGAATGGGAAAGGTACAAGACGCAACCCCACGACAAGTATTGGGGAAATTTTGTGCGTGCTAGCCGTGTTCGCATTCAGCAATTACGCGACCAACACGGTTCCACCTTTCCGATCACCTGGTTTGTATACCGGCGAGGGTACGAACGCCGACAACAGCACCAGGAGAAGAATATAATCTCCGATATTAGGTCCATTCAAAGGAAGTACAACGTCGAGTTAGTTTGGTTTTGCTCAGGACGGCAGCTCATCGACTACATAAACGGAGCTTCTACCTCAAAATCTATTACCCGGCCTAGAAACAGAAATCTTGTTAAGATTAACGGGCTTGAATACTTCGGCCATGCCAACCGGGCCTGTTTTATGTTCGACTATAGCAATGAAATCGACGGAGCTTCTAAGGCCTACCTTCATGAAGATCAACTAACTAAAATTCGGAAGGGGGTTTTTACTCGTGGAGCCTTTATCAAAAGCTGGGGTTGTTATACAGGAAGAAGTATGAGCCGAAAATGGCGAACTGCTACTCGGCGCAAAATGATCGGGGCGATTGGTCCGACCGATTACTCCAGCGGATATATCGGTGGAGGAGTGCTTCCTCTAACAAGGGAGCCATGGAGTGTAGATGAGGGGGAGTGACACCGTGTTTGCAATACGGCTTCTCCAGCTCTCTATGCTTCTCAGTTCTTTACAGTGCAGCGCATACGGGGATCGAACCCGTGCTCCAGCCTTGAGAGGGCTGTGACCTGACCACTAGTCGAATGCGCCACATGGGGAAAGTCAGAGCGGAGAATAAACAAAACGACAGCGGCCCTCTCCTGCCCCAGGAACGGGGGACCCATAAGCACGCCATTAAACAGACGCCAAACACTATCTACAAATATGAGAAAGCAAAAGAAAATTGAGTCAGGTATAAAATTGTGTTGTGAGAAGCATCAGCAAAATACGACGCATTCTGCGGATAGTCGATGGTTTTACTATACGAAATTTTGTATAAAAAGGTGTCTGCACGCTGTGCCGCTAGGAGCTAATCTCATTCAGAACGAGGCGGTCTCATGACCGATGTTGAATACTTACCTAATGGGAGCAGGTAGCTTGTCTTGGGATGTGGTTCACATTGTTCCTGTCTAGGTTGACTTTCCGCTTTACAGGGTAGATACGGAAGGTAAAAAGTTTGATACGCACCTGGATTTTGGCTGGTGGGTGTTTCCGAATCAACTCTCACTTACCTCACGTCGGACTGGACCCAGAACCAAGGTTGGTTTTGCGGGCGGATCTATTGTAGCGATTCATAACAGAGAAAGGAAGGGAACATAATGTGCACGATACCCCTTGCGTACACCATAGTACATAGTAGACAGAGTTTTCTGGCGGAAAGTCGTTCACGCCAGACTACAGTTTACCTTCAAGAACTCGTGTTACTGCTATCACACCGTTCCGAGGCTTCCCTACACTGCGCGCTTGGGGGGGCGCGCTTACAACCGACCGGAACAAACCCTGTACGGGGGGCTTTTACACTATGAAAAGTGTAAAGTCTAATGCAGGGCAGATTTCCAGATGCAGTTGACTAATCTAACTCGCAATTTGGAGATCGGGGCTAATTCCTATCTTCTTAAAGCAGGGGGAAATAGCATCTTGCTAGACGCTGGCTTTCACCCTAGAAAGGAGGGGCGCGCAGCACTTCCAAACTTTTCTCTTCTTGAGGAAGAGAATTTAGACGTTGTGGTGCTTACCCACGCCCATCATGACCATATAGGCGCTCTTCCCGCATTAACCAAGCGCTATCGTGATATACCTGTCTATATGACACCTGCTACAGCGCGTGTGGCGGGTATTATGTTACACAATTCCGTCAATGTTATGATGCGGCGAAGGGAAGCAGCCAATCTTCCAGAATACCCTCTCTTCACTCACCGGGGAGTGGACCGATGTTCGGAGACATGGCAACTACAACCAATAGGTCACACCTTTTATCCCTGCAGCTTCTTTGGGAGGGAAATACAAGACGTTCGCGTATGCTTTTTTGATGCTGGGCATGTGCTAGGGTCAGCGGGCGTTCTCGTTGAAAGTGAGGGACGCACCTTCTTCTACACAGGGGATGTTAATTTCAGTGACCAGTCTTTCCTCCGCGGGGCTAACTTTCCAGAAGAGGGAATAGATATCCTTATGATGGAGGCTACCAGGGGAGACTCTCCGATGGAAAAAAACTTTACACGCGCCGCCGAAGAATTGCGGCTGGCACAGGCAATTAAAGAAATATTTGAGCGGGGCGGAACGGTCACTATCCCAGTCTTTTCCCTAGGAAAAACACAAGAGCTATTAGCAATGTTCTGGAAAATGCGCGTCTATGGACTGCTTCCAGCAGTACCTATCTACATAAGCGGGCTTAGCGCCAAACTCACGGTAGTATACGATGCCTTTTCCTCAAGCATCTGTCGCCATTCTCCAGCACTTCAACTTCTGCAAGAAATGACCCCTCGCGTAGTCAATGGGGCAGAAATCAGGGCCTGCTGTCTAACGCAGCAATCTATCTTTGCGCTTTCAAGCGGCATGATGTCGGAAAATACACTCTCCAATATTTTCGCACGTCGCATTCTTGAATCTCCTCGACAGGGTCTTTTTTTTGTTGGTCATACGGATGCTGACTCACCTGCAGGCAAGATACGAAGAACAATAATTGATCAAGAGGTTGTCTTGGAGGTAGGACTTCCTACTCTAAAAAGGAAATGTCAGTGCAAGGAATTTAATTTTAGCGCTCACTCTTCTCGTGAAGCTCTTTTAGCATATGCACTACGTATCCGGCCTAAGACTATCGTGCTAGCACATGGCGACCCTATGGCTTTAGAATGGTTCCGTGTGTCCCTTACTCAGGCACTCCCAAAAACAAGGATCATTCTCCCACAACCCGGTCAGGCGGTGGATTTGTAGTGGTTATGGTTACATAGAGTCACACTGTCCTGGATCGTGGGCCTCATAGCAACTTGAGCATGAATTCAAGCTGACATGCCATAGAATTCAATGCTAGGACGTATCGGTTTTCCGGCATGCCCAGAAGGCTGTTTTTTGCTCCTGCCAGAAGACGGACCCCTGTTCGCGAGGCTGCTTGTACAGCGCCTGTTTTTGATACCATGCTAACGATTGCGCTTGTATCCAAAGCACCACCACTCTTGGTAAGAAGGGATATACGAATGTTGGTCTCATCGTTATCGCCGAGCTTTTTGGAATGAAGCATTAAGAGTACTGGCAGTGTAAACTTGCCCTTCTCAAGGTCAGTCCCCAGCGTCTTCCCCTCCTGGGATTCGTTGCCGACTAAGTCCAGACAATCATCATAAATCTGGTAAGCAATTCCTAATTGCTGGCCAAACCGGCGCAAGGCGCCGATCGTTCTTGTACTAGCTCCACTGATCAAAGAGCCAAGTTCACAAGATAAGGCCAAAAGCGCCGCCGTCTTCATCTTAATGATGCGATGATAATCAGCAATGCTCAATTTAAGATCGAATCGGCGCTGAGTCTGAAGAATTTCACCGCTGCAGAC
Proteins encoded in this region:
- a CDS encoding polyprenyl synthetase family protein, whose protein sequence is MKRLVTPPNMMSLACEQVIELVCAHLHSVEEKILQQSSLFNPMVENYITHVTTKGGKRLRPILTLLAGGATGKITSEHIDLAVVLELIHTATLVHDDIIDGADLRRSQATANAKWGNALSVLLGDYLFSHALRLAASFSNREIGRKVADASTEVCSGEILQTQRRFDLKLSIADYHRIIKMKTAALLALSCELGSLISGASTRTIGALRRFGQQLGIAYQIYDDCLDLVGNESQEGKTLGTDLEKGKFTLPVLLMLHSKKLGDNDETNIRISLLTKSGGALDTSAIVSMVSKTGAVQAASRTGVRLLAGAKNSLLGMPENRYVLALNSMACQLEFMLKLL
- a CDS encoding MBL fold metallo-hydrolase; translated protein: MQLTNLTRNLEIGANSYLLKAGGNSILLDAGFHPRKEGRAALPNFSLLEEENLDVVVLTHAHHDHIGALPALTKRYRDIPVYMTPATARVAGIMLHNSVNVMMRRREAANLPEYPLFTHRGVDRCSETWQLQPIGHTFYPCSFFGREIQDVRVCFFDAGHVLGSAGVLVESEGRTFFYTGDVNFSDQSFLRGANFPEEGIDILMMEATRGDSPMEKNFTRAAEELRLAQAIKEIFERGGTVTIPVFSLGKTQELLAMFWKMRVYGLLPAVPIYISGLSAKLTVVYDAFSSSICRHSPALQLLQEMTPRVVNGAEIRACCLTQQSIFALSSGMMSENTLSNIFARRILESPRQGLFFVGHTDADSPAGKIRRTIIDQEVVLEVGLPTLKRKCQCKEFNFSAHSSREALLAYALRIRPKTIVLAHGDPMALEWFRVSLTQALPKTRIILPQPGQAVDL